Proteins co-encoded in one Nitrospinota bacterium genomic window:
- a CDS encoding type II toxin-antitoxin system HicB family antitoxin, translated as MSEVYFKLHLEALEEGGYVATSKDLPGLVAQGRTLSETIEIAHDVARKLIESYKEHGDPMPEGIRKPDKEIDIDIAVGIG; from the coding sequence ATGAGCGAGGTTTACTTTAAACTGCATCTTGAAGCTCTTGAAGAGGGCGGGTACGTTGCCACTAGCAAAGATCTCCCCGGTCTTGTAGCACAAGGGAGAACATTGTCTGAAACTATCGAAATAGCCCATGACGTAGCCAGAAAGCTTATAGAATCCTACAAAGAACATGGCGACCCTATGCCCGAAGGAATCAGGAAACCGGACAAGGAAATTGATATCGATATCGCAGTCGGAATTGGTTAA
- a CDS encoding DegT/DnrJ/EryC1/StrS family aminotransferase translates to MLSRYRPSFGVSEFAAALRIPRTDDVEIFETAFAQKLGHKHAIAFPYGRTGLSLLLEALGIKGKEIICPAYTCVVVPNAIAHSGNSPVFVDCEENGFNMDLDLALEAITENTAAIIATSLFGEPVDLDRLNAIQREHGHIKIIQDCAHAFTAEWKGRPVRKHGVAALYGLSISKPMTSIFGGMVATDDDELARRLRSISRERLKPAPLLKSIRRFFYLLFASFAFIQPVYALLNRLERAGISNPIFTDDDGGETGMPNDFLIAMSPLEARVGMAQLEKLDRIAESCKKLAKIYNEILDGTPFLRLPPATEGSVYSTYAARISPPEPLVEFMEKQGIELGRFIEYSVEELEGFKSCKYIGNKLSQRYSETVLNLPTGPHIDEISARKVCRLIMEFTG, encoded by the coding sequence ATGTTGTCACGGTACAGACCCTCCTTTGGCGTCAGTGAATTCGCCGCCGCACTCCGCATCCCTCGCACAGACGATGTCGAAATATTCGAAACTGCGTTCGCGCAAAAACTTGGACACAAACACGCAATAGCCTTCCCGTACGGACGCACAGGACTCTCCCTTCTCCTCGAAGCGCTTGGAATAAAGGGGAAGGAGATCATCTGCCCAGCCTACACATGCGTTGTAGTGCCGAACGCAATCGCGCATAGCGGGAACTCCCCGGTCTTCGTCGACTGCGAAGAGAACGGGTTCAACATGGATCTCGATTTGGCGCTTGAGGCGATTACCGAAAATACGGCGGCGATCATCGCAACATCCCTTTTCGGCGAACCTGTCGACCTCGACAGGCTGAATGCCATCCAGAGGGAACATGGACATATCAAGATCATCCAGGACTGCGCGCACGCTTTCACCGCCGAATGGAAAGGGAGGCCTGTGCGAAAACATGGCGTCGCCGCCCTCTACGGCCTTAGCATAAGCAAGCCGATGACATCCATCTTCGGAGGGATGGTCGCCACTGACGACGATGAACTCGCCAGGAGACTCCGAAGCATTTCCAGGGAACGTCTGAAACCGGCGCCCCTTCTCAAGTCGATAAGGAGATTTTTCTATCTTCTCTTTGCATCCTTCGCCTTCATCCAGCCCGTTTACGCGCTCCTTAACAGGCTGGAGAGAGCCGGGATATCCAATCCTATATTCACCGACGATGACGGAGGCGAAACAGGGATGCCGAACGATTTCCTTATCGCGATGTCACCGCTGGAGGCGAGGGTCGGCATGGCGCAACTGGAGAAGCTGGACCGGATAGCGGAGAGCTGTAAAAAACTCGCGAAAATCTACAATGAAATCCTGGATGGCACACCGTTCCTCCGCCTCCCCCCGGCAACGGAAGGTTCCGTCTACTCGACCTACGCGGCGCGCATCTCACCGCCGGAACCGCTCGTCGAATTCATGGAAAAACAGGGGATAGAGCTTGGGCGGTTCATCGAATACTCGGTTGAAGAGCTTGAAGGTTTCAAATCGTGCAAATATATCGGGAACAAGCTGTCGCAACGATATTCCGAAACGGTGCTGAACCTTCCGACAGGCCCGCATATTGACGAAATTTCGGCAAGGAAGGTCTGCCGTCTTATAATGGAATTTACAGGATAA
- the mtgA gene encoding monofunctional biosynthetic peptidoglycan transglycosylase: MFIWRFEPFFRRLKRIVVLSALVTIPAGGLVGYSLTYPDISSLKTKNPKKTSFMQLRENEWERKGRKKKVVQQWIPLANISPFLVDAVLIREDDKFWNHDGFDIDGIQNALIKDIKELELKAGGSTITQQLAKNLFLSAKKTPTRKLREAIITWRMEQTLSKRRILELYLNVAEWGDGIFGAEAAARHYFNKPATELTLEEATRLAIALPNPRKINPIGDSEYVTEQSANIYRAVVKRHKGEALYEGLEPEPEG; encoded by the coding sequence ATGTTTATCTGGCGGTTTGAGCCTTTCTTCCGCAGATTGAAAAGGATCGTGGTCCTTTCCGCCCTGGTGACCATCCCCGCGGGGGGACTTGTAGGATATTCTCTGACCTACCCCGACATCTCCTCACTTAAAACCAAAAACCCGAAGAAAACCTCTTTCATGCAACTGAGGGAGAATGAGTGGGAACGAAAGGGGAGGAAGAAGAAGGTTGTCCAGCAGTGGATCCCGCTTGCGAATATATCACCGTTCCTTGTCGACGCAGTGCTGATACGGGAGGACGACAAGTTCTGGAACCATGACGGATTCGATATCGACGGAATACAAAACGCCCTGATAAAGGATATCAAGGAACTGGAACTTAAAGCGGGAGGGAGCACAATCACGCAACAGCTGGCGAAGAACCTTTTCCTCTCCGCGAAGAAAACGCCGACCCGGAAGCTCCGCGAAGCGATAATCACATGGCGGATGGAGCAGACATTATCCAAGAGAAGAATTCTCGAACTCTATCTGAACGTCGCCGAGTGGGGCGATGGGATTTTCGGCGCCGAGGCGGCCGCACGGCACTACTTCAATAAACCGGCGACGGAACTGACGCTAGAAGAGGCTACACGTCTAGCAATAGCTTTGCCGAACCCGCGCAAGATAAATCCCATCGGTGATTCGGAGTATGTGACAGAGCAGTCGGCAAACATCTACCGTGCGGTGGTAAAGCGGCACAAGGGTGAGGCTTTATACGAGGGACTGGAGCCTGAGCCGGAGGGATAG
- a CDS encoding YaeQ family protein, with protein MATKATVYKVKLNVSDMDRSYFEEMSVTIAQHPSETAERMMVRLLAFALHASEDLKFTEGVSSEDEPDIWQKSMTDEIEIWIDVGLPDERRIKKACNRAKQVYVYAYGGRPVQPWWDGIGEKVARHENLKVIALPYPATKALGEMADRTMALQCTIQDGQIWLDDSKRNIAVEPELLQG; from the coding sequence ATGGCGACGAAGGCGACGGTATATAAAGTAAAACTCAATGTGTCGGATATGGACAGGAGCTATTTCGAGGAGATGTCCGTTACTATCGCGCAACATCCATCAGAGACGGCGGAGCGGATGATGGTGCGCCTTCTTGCGTTCGCGCTTCACGCCTCGGAGGATCTCAAATTTACCGAAGGGGTCTCTTCCGAGGATGAGCCGGATATCTGGCAGAAAAGCATGACGGACGAAATCGAAATCTGGATAGACGTTGGTCTCCCGGACGAGCGGAGAATAAAGAAGGCGTGCAACCGCGCAAAACAGGTTTACGTTTACGCCTACGGCGGGCGACCGGTTCAACCGTGGTGGGACGGTATAGGCGAAAAAGTAGCGCGCCATGAGAACCTGAAGGTTATCGCCCTGCCATACCCGGCAACCAAAGCGCTAGGCGAGATGGCCGACAGGACGATGGCTCTTCAGTGCACCATTCAGGATGGGCAGATTTGGCTCGACGATTCAAAGAGGAATATCGCTGTCGAGCCTGAGTTGCTGCAGGGGTAG
- a CDS encoding TIGR00282 family metallophosphoesterase — protein MKTLIIGDIIGNIGRETLKATLPKVVDMYKVDCVIANGENLAGGFGITKGTADQIFEMGVDVITSGNHIWDKKEALKLLDHEKRILRPHNYPPNTVPGTGARVYDINGFKIGVINLMGRVFMNFYDDPFRSADEILGWIKNETNLIFVDFHGEATSEKQAMGYYLDGRVTSITCTHTHVQTADERILNGGSAYITDVGMVGPIDSIIGLKREEAMRRFHTLIPQRFMEVPEGEGIMCAVLVEADEKTGKAKSITRLQLKYDGKRKMH, from the coding sequence ATGAAGACACTAATTATTGGCGACATAATCGGCAATATCGGCAGGGAAACCCTGAAGGCCACTTTGCCGAAGGTTGTAGACATGTATAAGGTCGATTGCGTGATAGCCAACGGCGAAAATCTCGCCGGCGGTTTCGGGATCACCAAGGGAACAGCCGATCAGATCTTCGAGATGGGTGTGGACGTTATCACCTCCGGCAACCATATCTGGGACAAAAAGGAAGCGCTTAAACTCCTTGACCACGAAAAGAGGATATTGCGCCCTCACAACTACCCGCCGAACACGGTGCCCGGCACCGGCGCGAGGGTTTATGACATAAACGGTTTCAAGATCGGCGTCATAAATCTCATGGGGAGGGTATTCATGAACTTTTACGACGACCCTTTCAGGTCGGCTGACGAGATACTGGGGTGGATTAAAAATGAAACGAACCTGATATTCGTCGATTTTCACGGCGAGGCAACCTCCGAAAAACAGGCGATGGGATACTATCTCGACGGGAGGGTCACCTCCATAACATGCACCCATACGCATGTGCAGACCGCCGATGAGAGGATACTCAATGGCGGATCGGCATACATCACCGATGTCGGGATGGTCGGCCCGATAGATTCCATTATCGGGCTGAAAAGGGAAGAGGCTATGCGCCGTTTCCACACCCTCATCCCGCAACGCTTCATGGAAGTGCCGGAAGGGGAAGGAATAATGTGCGCGGTATTGGTGGAAGCGGATGAAAAAACCGGCAAGGCGAAATCAATTACCAGGCTCCAGCTGAAATATGACGGAAAAAGGAAAATGCATTAG
- a CDS encoding type II toxin-antitoxin system HicA family toxin, protein MGPLAGFRYVEVVRKLKKAGFEFDRNAKGSHEIWRNPVTRLRTTVPNHPGDMPEGTLRAILKQAGIKVEDFLNI, encoded by the coding sequence ATGGGGCCGCTTGCAGGCTTTCGGTATGTGGAAGTAGTACGCAAACTTAAAAAGGCCGGATTTGAGTTCGATAGAAATGCCAAGGGGAGCCATGAAATATGGAGAAATCCCGTTACCCGTTTAAGGACAACCGTTCCAAACCATCCTGGCGATATGCCGGAGGGAACACTAAGAGCCATACTGAAACAGGCCGGAATAAAAGTAGAGGATTTTCTCAATATTTGA